In candidate division KSB1 bacterium, a single window of DNA contains:
- a CDS encoding M48 family metallopeptidase: protein MAKNFLRTGLPGILGALVALGCATTGVNKGDINLISVQQEVQMGQEFSREIARTYPILEDPEITAYFQRIGERIARSSDWPNLQYHFQVVNTADVNAFAIPGGWVYVHRGLIERADNVSEVACVMAHEIGHVVARHGTEMLTKQYGIAIVTQLVLGQNPKLWQKITAELFTTAGILAYSRKQEYEADELGVQYAYRSGYDPNGMVTFFEKLLQLQEREPSLLEVWFSTHPPTSERIQRAKGLITKLPPKTDFVRDDPEFLRLRERLRALPPAERLKERQAQ from the coding sequence ATGGCCAAGAACTTTCTGCGAACAGGCCTTCCAGGCATCCTGGGCGCTCTGGTAGCGCTTGGTTGCGCGACGACCGGGGTGAACAAGGGCGACATCAACCTGATCTCGGTGCAGCAAGAGGTGCAGATGGGGCAGGAGTTCTCGCGCGAGATTGCCCGCACGTACCCTATCCTGGAGGATCCAGAGATCACCGCCTACTTCCAGAGGATCGGCGAGAGGATCGCGCGGAGCTCGGATTGGCCAAACCTGCAATACCACTTCCAGGTGGTGAATACGGCGGACGTGAATGCCTTTGCCATCCCGGGGGGATGGGTGTACGTGCACCGGGGGCTCATCGAGCGCGCCGACAATGTAAGCGAGGTGGCCTGCGTAATGGCGCACGAGATCGGGCACGTCGTAGCTCGCCACGGCACGGAGATGCTCACCAAGCAGTACGGCATCGCCATTGTGACGCAATTGGTTCTGGGTCAGAATCCCAAGCTCTGGCAGAAGATCACGGCTGAGCTTTTTACCACCGCCGGGATCCTCGCCTACAGCCGCAAGCAGGAATACGAAGCCGATGAACTGGGGGTCCAGTACGCTTATCGCTCCGGCTACGATCCGAACGGGATGGTGACTTTCTTTGAGAAGCTGCTTCAGCTGCAGGAACGGGAGCCGAGTCTCCTGGAAGTGTGGTTCAGCACTCATCCTCCCACAAGCGAGAGGATCCAGAGGGCAAAGGGGTTAATCACCAAATTGCCGCCCAAGACGGACTTCGTTCGGGACGATCCGGAGTTTCTGCGCCT